From the genome of Mycetocola spongiae, one region includes:
- a CDS encoding DUF58 domain-containing protein — MVISGVFVILLGFGVIPVILGGEAGLSPGLILLAWILLCLALLALDIALAGSPRALRLVRSGTERTRLGVPAEARVYLTNTGSRRVSAIIRDAWQPSAGAQSSRSRLDIPAGERRLLSTILVPTRRGERRSESLTVRSLGPLRLGARQATLLSRGTLRVLPPFNSRKHLPSRLARLRELDGATSLMVRGQGTEFDSLRDYVRGDDVRSIDWRASARRQGPQANSGEHLVVRTWRPERDRRVIIVIDTGRTSAARVGDEPRLDTAFESALLLAALATRAGDRVDLICFDRRVRGRVQGATGADLLAKMVDTMADIEPEILETDWTEIPAQVRAVTTQRSLVVILTAADSPGSSAGLIAALPELTERHLVVVASVSDPEALEARTLREDREQVYEAAAAERALVDASRVSAALRQVRADAISASPEALPPLLADHYLALKAAGRL, encoded by the coding sequence ATGGTCATCAGCGGAGTATTTGTGATCCTGCTGGGGTTCGGGGTGATCCCGGTGATCCTCGGCGGGGAGGCCGGGCTATCCCCCGGCCTGATTCTCCTGGCCTGGATCCTGCTCTGCCTGGCCCTGCTGGCGCTGGATATCGCGCTCGCGGGTTCGCCGCGTGCGCTCCGGCTCGTGCGCTCGGGTACCGAGCGCACGCGGCTAGGCGTGCCCGCCGAGGCCCGGGTCTATCTCACCAATACCGGTTCCCGCCGCGTCTCGGCAATCATCCGCGATGCCTGGCAACCCTCCGCCGGCGCGCAGAGTTCCCGCAGCCGACTGGACATTCCCGCGGGTGAGCGCCGCCTACTGAGCACAATCCTGGTGCCCACGCGGCGCGGGGAGCGCCGCTCCGAATCGCTCACGGTGCGCTCGCTGGGCCCGCTGCGCCTCGGCGCACGCCAGGCCACGCTGCTCAGCCGCGGAACGCTGCGGGTCTTGCCGCCGTTCAACTCCCGCAAGCACCTGCCCTCCCGGCTCGCCCGATTGCGCGAGCTGGACGGCGCCACGAGCCTGATGGTGCGCGGCCAGGGCACCGAGTTTGATTCGCTGCGCGATTACGTGCGCGGAGATGATGTGCGCTCGATCGACTGGCGCGCGAGTGCCCGCCGGCAGGGCCCGCAGGCCAATAGCGGCGAACACCTCGTGGTACGCACGTGGCGTCCCGAGCGGGACCGCCGGGTGATCATCGTGATCGATACGGGCCGCACCTCGGCCGCGCGCGTGGGCGATGAGCCGCGCCTGGATACGGCATTTGAATCGGCGCTGCTGCTCGCGGCGCTGGCCACCCGCGCGGGCGACCGCGTGGATCTGATCTGTTTTGATCGCCGCGTGCGCGGCCGCGTACAGGGGGCCACGGGCGCCGATCTGCTGGCCAAGATGGTTGATACGATGGCCGATATCGAGCCTGAAATCCTGGAGACCGACTGGACCGAGATCCCGGCGCAGGTGCGCGCGGTGACCACCCAGCGCTCGCTTGTGGTGATCCTGACCGCTGCCGATAGCCCGGGCTCAAGCGCGGGACTAATCGCCGCGCTCCCCGAGCTCACCGAACGCCACCTCGTGGTGGTGGCCTCGGTCTCCGATCCCGAGGCCCTCGAGGCACGCACCCTGCGCGAGGACCGCGAGCAGGTCTATGAGGCCGCGGCCGCTGAGCGCGCGCTCGTGGACGCGAGCCGCGTCTCGGCGGCGCTGCGCCAGGTGCGGGCGGATGCCATTTCGGCCTCCCCCGAGGCGCTGCCCCCGCTGCTGGCCGATCATTATCTGGCGCTGAAGGCGGCGGGCCGGCTCTAG
- a CDS encoding catalase encodes MTGVPANIPTTTTNSGAPVTADSHSLAIGVDGAIPLHDHYLVEKLAQFNRERVPERVVHAKGGGAFGTFTTTHDVSAYTKAALFQPGKTTEMLARFSTVAGEQGSPDTWRDPRGFALKFYTEEGNYDLVGNNTPVFFIRDGIKFPDFIHSQKRLPGSHLRDNDMQWDFWTLSPESAHQVTWLMGDRGIPANWRHMDGFGSHTYQWINAAGERFWVKYHFRTNQGNASLTGAQADEIAGHDADYMIRDLHSAIEREEFPSWTLSVQVMSYEDAKSYRFNPFDLTKVWPKADYPLIEVGQMQLNRNPENYFAQIESATFAPSNFVPGIGASPDRMLLARIFSYADAHRYRVGTNHAQLPVNAPKNEVHSYSKDGAARYTFNSAETPVYAPNSRGGAAGDPSQAINERGWENDGEMSRAAVTLHAEDDDFGQAGTLVREVMDDAQRDRLVETLVGHVGAVQDDEIRARAIQYWMNVDEGIGGRLATALATR; translated from the coding sequence ATGACGGGTGTCCCCGCAAATATTCCCACCACGACCACCAACTCCGGTGCGCCGGTCACCGCCGACTCGCACTCGCTGGCCATCGGTGTTGACGGCGCGATTCCGCTGCACGATCACTACCTGGTCGAGAAGCTCGCCCAGTTCAACCGCGAGCGTGTCCCGGAGCGCGTGGTGCACGCCAAGGGTGGCGGCGCATTTGGTACCTTCACCACCACCCACGACGTCTCGGCCTATACCAAGGCGGCGCTGTTCCAGCCCGGCAAGACCACCGAGATGCTCGCCCGCTTCTCGACCGTCGCCGGTGAGCAGGGAAGCCCCGATACCTGGCGCGACCCCCGCGGTTTTGCGCTGAAGTTCTATACCGAGGAGGGAAATTACGACCTCGTCGGAAATAACACCCCGGTGTTCTTCATCCGCGATGGCATTAAATTCCCCGATTTCATCCACTCGCAGAAGCGTCTGCCCGGCAGCCACCTGCGCGATAACGACATGCAGTGGGACTTCTGGACCCTGTCCCCGGAGAGCGCCCACCAGGTCACCTGGCTCATGGGTGACCGCGGAATCCCCGCCAACTGGCGGCACATGGACGGCTTCGGCTCGCATACCTACCAGTGGATCAACGCCGCCGGCGAGCGCTTCTGGGTGAAGTACCACTTCCGCACCAACCAGGGCAATGCCTCGCTGACCGGTGCCCAGGCCGATGAGATCGCCGGCCACGATGCCGACTATATGATCCGCGACCTGCACTCGGCCATCGAGCGCGAGGAGTTCCCGAGCTGGACCCTCTCGGTCCAGGTCATGAGCTATGAGGACGCCAAGTCCTATCGCTTCAACCCGTTTGACCTCACCAAGGTATGGCCCAAGGCCGATTACCCGCTGATCGAGGTGGGCCAGATGCAGCTCAACCGCAACCCGGAGAACTATTTCGCGCAGATCGAGTCGGCCACGTTTGCCCCCTCGAACTTCGTGCCCGGAATCGGCGCCAGCCCCGACCGCATGCTGCTCGCGCGCATCTTCTCCTATGCCGATGCACACCGCTACCGCGTGGGTACGAACCACGCGCAGCTGCCGGTGAACGCCCCGAAAAACGAGGTGCACTCCTATTCCAAGGACGGCGCCGCACGCTATACGTTTAACTCCGCCGAGACCCCGGTCTACGCGCCCAACTCGCGCGGCGGTGCCGCGGGAGACCCGAGCCAGGCCATCAACGAGCGCGGCTGGGAGAACGACGGCGAGATGAGCCGCGCCGCCGTGACCCTGCACGCCGAGGACGATGACTTCGGTCAGGCCGGAACCCTCGTGCGCGAGGTCATGGACGACGCCCAGCGTGATCGCCTCGTGGAGACCCTCGTGGGTCACGTGGGTGCCGTGCAGGACGACGAGATCCGCGCCCGCGCCATCCAGTACTGGATGAACGTGGACGAGGGCATCGGCGGACGCCTCGCGACCGCCCTGGCCACCCGCTAG
- a CDS encoding Fur family transcriptional regulator produces MTTTDEMLSDAIRGAGLRLTAPRLEVLRALGDRSHVDAGTVFATVARTLPDTSVQAVYGVLSALTDAGLVRRIEPAGSPARYERRVDDNHHHVVCSRCGEIADVDCVVGQAPCLVPSNTAGYAVHTAEVTFWGICPECQAATAGHNAAIPAP; encoded by the coding sequence ATGACCACCACCGATGAGATGCTCTCCGACGCCATTCGTGGCGCCGGCCTGCGCCTCACGGCGCCGCGGCTTGAGGTCTTGCGCGCGCTGGGTGATCGGTCCCATGTCGACGCCGGAACGGTCTTTGCCACCGTGGCCCGCACGCTGCCGGATACCTCGGTGCAGGCGGTCTACGGGGTGTTGTCCGCCCTGACCGACGCGGGCCTGGTGCGGCGCATCGAACCGGCCGGGTCCCCGGCCCGGTATGAGCGCCGCGTGGACGATAACCACCACCACGTTGTCTGTTCCCGCTGCGGCGAGATCGCCGATGTGGACTGTGTGGTTGGCCAGGCCCCGTGCCTGGTGCCCAGCAATACCGCGGGCTACGCCGTGCATACCGCCGAGGTCACATTCTGGGGCATCTGCCCCGAGTGTCAGGCCGCGACGGCGGGGCATAACGCAGCCATCCCCGCGCCCTGA
- a CDS encoding helix-turn-helix domain-containing protein, with product MSTAPAAHPAETEIHPAHVPEPFLLTTRILDAPTRRDWRPHVHAEHLLIWAQDGPVSVSVAGQTWALLRGYGLWIPAGTTHLGITGRGARFGSTYFVAGQADLFSAVTLVSVGAVQRELLLHLAETPMPAERRLRAQRVIMDLTLAVTPGTFAVPHPQDPRIRDLADRVLADPADDRSLESWAREYGVSERTMTRAFNAELGLNFARWRLLVRIRAALLLLGSGVPVAEAARLAGYSTPSAFSAAFRRVQGETPTEFLAGLEP from the coding sequence ATGAGTACCGCCCCCGCCGCGCATCCCGCGGAAACTGAGATTCATCCCGCGCATGTGCCGGAGCCGTTCCTGCTGACCACCCGCATCCTCGACGCGCCCACGCGCCGCGATTGGCGGCCGCATGTGCACGCCGAACACCTGCTGATCTGGGCCCAGGACGGCCCCGTGAGCGTCTCCGTGGCGGGCCAGACCTGGGCGCTGCTTCGCGGCTATGGGCTCTGGATTCCGGCGGGCACCACCCATCTGGGCATCACCGGTCGGGGGGCGCGGTTTGGGAGCACCTATTTTGTGGCCGGGCAGGCGGATCTGTTTTCCGCCGTGACGCTGGTGAGCGTGGGCGCCGTGCAGCGCGAGCTGCTGCTGCACCTGGCCGAGACGCCGATGCCCGCGGAGCGGCGCCTGCGCGCGCAGCGGGTCATCATGGATCTGACGCTCGCGGTTACCCCCGGCACCTTTGCGGTACCGCATCCGCAGGATCCGCGGATTCGGGACCTGGCCGATCGGGTGCTCGCCGATCCCGCGGATGACCGTTCGCTGGAATCCTGGGCGCGCGAATACGGGGTCAGCGAGCGCACGATGACCCGGGCGTTTAATGCCGAGCTGGGGCTGAATTTTGCGCGCTGGCGACTGCTGGTGCGAATCCGCGCGGCCCTGCTGCTGCTGGGTTCGGGGGTGCCCGTGGCCGAGGCGGCGCGGCTCGCCGGCTATTCCACGCCGAGCGCGTTTAGTGCCGCGTTTCGCCGCGTGCAGGGCGAAACACCCACGGAGTTTCTGGCCGGCCTGGAGCCATAA
- a CDS encoding stage II sporulation protein M, producing the protein MDLDAYRAAHEKEWTRLEQLSSKRALSGAEADELIARYQSAASDLSVLQATAGSTVDGERLSVLLSRARLRFTSPGANVWTQLGEFFVLQLPAALYRLRWLTLAVALATVAIAAAWAIWLINDPQLLHNLGSESELRQFADHDFVNYYSEHASASFAGQVWTNNAWIAAQCVAFGITGIWVPYVIAQNAQGLGQSFAIMHSFDRGGEFFLYIAPHGMLELTAIFVAAAAGLRIFWAWVAPGTRTRAAALAEDGRALITVALGLVIVLFISGLVEGFVTGSSLPWAVKIGIGAAVLAAFLFYMIVIGRRATRLGATGDLNEQDAGARRIYAG; encoded by the coding sequence ATGGATCTTGACGCGTATCGTGCCGCGCACGAAAAAGAATGGACCCGCCTTGAGCAGCTCTCCTCAAAACGGGCGCTCAGTGGTGCCGAGGCGGATGAACTCATTGCCCGCTATCAGTCGGCAGCGAGCGATCTGTCGGTGCTCCAGGCCACGGCCGGTTCCACCGTGGATGGTGAACGCCTGAGCGTATTGCTCTCGCGTGCCCGGCTGCGCTTCACCTCGCCCGGCGCCAATGTGTGGACGCAGCTGGGTGAGTTTTTTGTGCTCCAGCTGCCCGCCGCGCTCTATCGGCTGCGCTGGCTCACCCTCGCGGTGGCGCTGGCCACCGTGGCGATCGCCGCCGCCTGGGCCATCTGGCTGATTAACGATCCCCAGCTGCTGCATAACCTCGGCAGCGAATCAGAGCTGCGGCAATTCGCCGACCACGATTTTGTGAATTATTATTCCGAGCACGCCTCGGCCTCCTTCGCCGGCCAGGTCTGGACCAATAACGCCTGGATCGCCGCGCAGTGTGTGGCCTTTGGCATCACGGGCATCTGGGTGCCCTATGTCATTGCGCAGAACGCGCAGGGCCTCGGTCAGTCCTTCGCGATCATGCACAGCTTCGACCGCGGCGGCGAGTTTTTCCTCTATATCGCCCCGCACGGAATGCTCGAACTTACCGCCATTTTTGTGGCCGCGGCCGCGGGCCTGCGCATCTTCTGGGCCTGGGTGGCCCCGGGCACACGCACGCGCGCGGCGGCGCTCGCCGAGGACGGCCGGGCGCTGATCACGGTGGCCCTGGGCCTGGTGATTGTGCTGTTTATCTCCGGACTGGTGGAGGGATTTGTGACGGGCTCCTCCCTGCCCTGGGCGGTCAAAATTGGCATTGGCGCGGCGGTGCTCGCGGCATTCCTGTTTTATATGATCGTGATCGGACGCCGCGCCACGCGCCTCGGCGCCACGGGAGACCTGAACGAGCAGGATGCGGGCGCGCGCCGCATCTACGCCGGATAG
- a CDS encoding RDD family protein — MTATFSPITDPIIDQNELITGEAVALSVRPASFLLRAAGTIIDVLVSILVIIGLFWFLGRIAMSINIDEPTGTALSIIIVVFGLVILPSTVEILTRGRSLGKLAVGVRIVRDDGGAIQYRHALTRALVGVLELYMTLGGLAAIVGLLSDRSKRLGDMVAGTYSQHERVPHVRRMVRPLPPQLAGWATVADVARMPEPLERRISQFLAQADRFTPESRQRLATELAGEAAAYTSPIPPVHPETLLVAIAAIRRDRDARSLDAQARRLAAVGPALTGNPHGFSRY, encoded by the coding sequence ATGACCGCGACCTTTTCGCCCATCACCGACCCGATAATCGATCAGAATGAGCTGATTACGGGTGAGGCCGTGGCGCTCAGCGTCCGCCCGGCGAGCTTTCTCCTGCGCGCGGCCGGCACCATCATCGACGTGCTGGTGTCGATTCTGGTGATCATCGGCCTGTTCTGGTTTCTGGGCCGGATCGCGATGTCGATTAATATCGACGAGCCCACGGGCACCGCGCTGTCCATCATCATCGTGGTCTTTGGCCTGGTGATTCTGCCCTCCACCGTGGAGATCCTCACCCGCGGCCGCTCGCTGGGCAAGCTCGCGGTGGGCGTGCGCATCGTCCGCGATGACGGCGGGGCCATCCAGTATCGCCACGCACTCACCCGCGCCCTCGTGGGCGTGCTGGAGCTGTATATGACCCTGGGGGGTCTCGCCGCGATCGTGGGGCTGCTCAGCGACCGCTCCAAGCGCCTGGGCGATATGGTGGCGGGCACCTATAGCCAGCACGAGCGGGTTCCGCATGTGCGCCGGATGGTGCGGCCCCTGCCGCCCCAGCTCGCCGGCTGGGCCACGGTGGCCGATGTGGCGCGCATGCCCGAGCCCCTGGAGCGGCGCATCTCGCAGTTCCTGGCCCAGGCGGATCGTTTTACCCCCGAGTCGCGCCAGCGCCTGGCCACCGAGCTCGCGGGCGAGGCGGCCGCCTATACCTCCCCCATTCCGCCCGTGCACCCCGAGACGCTGCTGGTCGCGATTGCCGCGATCCGCCGCGACCGCGATGCGCGCTCCCTGGACGCCCAGGCCCGCCGCCTGGCCGCGGTCGGTCCCGCGCTCACCGGCAATCCGCACGGCTTCTCCCGCTATTAG
- a CDS encoding tautomerase family protein, with amino-acid sequence MAQFKIFGLDRALIPRREALSDALHGAAMAALGLPETKRFHRFFPMQRENLIIPADRGEDYTIIEVSLFAGRTRETKTLLMGEIFRRFETELGIAPGDVEITLTETPRENWGIRGLPGDELDLPYRVER; translated from the coding sequence ATGGCACAGTTTAAGATTTTTGGCCTGGATCGGGCGCTGATCCCGCGCCGCGAGGCCCTCTCGGACGCCCTGCACGGGGCCGCGATGGCGGCGCTGGGCCTGCCCGAGACCAAGCGCTTCCACCGGTTTTTTCCGATGCAGCGCGAGAATCTGATTATCCCCGCTGATCGCGGCGAGGACTATACGATCATCGAGGTCTCGCTTTTTGCCGGGCGCACCCGGGAAACCAAGACGCTGCTCATGGGCGAGATCTTCCGCCGCTTCGAGACGGAACTGGGCATCGCCCCCGGGGATGTGGAGATCACCCTCACCGAGACCCCGCGCGAAAACTGGGGTATTCGCGGGCTGCCCGGCGATGAGCTGGACCTGCCCTATCGGGTGGAGCGCTAG
- the ahcY gene encoding adenosylhomocysteinase → MTLSPELTTALPFRVADLSLAEAGRHQLRLAENEMPGLMSLREEFGASQPLAGARIAGSLHMTVQTAVLIETLTALGAQVRWASCNIFSTQNEAAAAVAVGPHGTPENPTGIPVFAWKGETLEEYWWCTSRIFDWSAEAAAAGADWIGPNLILDDGGDATMLVHNGRDFELAGAVPATTEADSHEYGVVLELLRGSLAESGDRWTRIAAELQGVTEETTTGVHRLYELERDGKLLFPAINVNDSVTKSKFDNRYGIRHSLPDGLNRATDVLIGGKVAFVVGYGDVGKGAAEALRGQGARVIVSEVDPICALQAAMDGFQVARVESVVEKVDIFVTTTGNFNVIRPEHILAMKHNAIVSNVGHFDNEIDMAGLEKIEGATRIEIKPQVHEWALPNGRSVLVLSEGRLMNLGNATGHPSFVMSNSFANQVLAQIELHTRLSEYPVGVYTLPKHLDEKVARLHLDALGVELTRLSPEQAAYIGVSVDGPFKPEHYRY, encoded by the coding sequence ATGACTCTTAGTCCCGAACTCACCACCGCCCTCCCCTTCCGCGTGGCGGATCTCTCGCTCGCGGAGGCGGGGCGGCACCAGCTGCGTCTCGCCGAAAACGAGATGCCCGGCCTGATGAGCCTGCGCGAGGAATTTGGCGCCAGCCAGCCCCTCGCCGGTGCCCGGATCGCCGGCTCGCTGCACATGACCGTGCAGACCGCCGTGCTTATCGAAACCCTCACCGCGCTGGGCGCCCAGGTGCGCTGGGCAAGCTGTAATATTTTCTCCACCCAGAACGAGGCCGCCGCCGCCGTGGCCGTGGGCCCCCACGGCACCCCGGAAAACCCCACCGGTATCCCCGTATTCGCCTGGAAGGGCGAAACGCTTGAGGAATACTGGTGGTGCACCAGCCGCATCTTCGACTGGTCGGCCGAGGCCGCCGCCGCGGGTGCCGACTGGATCGGCCCGAACCTGATCCTCGACGACGGCGGAGACGCCACGATGCTCGTGCACAATGGCCGCGATTTTGAGCTCGCCGGTGCCGTGCCCGCGACCACCGAGGCCGATAGCCACGAATACGGTGTTGTCCTGGAGCTGCTGCGCGGCTCGCTCGCCGAGAGCGGCGACCGCTGGACCCGCATCGCCGCCGAGCTGCAGGGCGTGACCGAGGAGACCACCACGGGTGTGCACCGCCTCTATGAGCTGGAGCGCGACGGCAAGCTGCTGTTCCCCGCGATCAACGTGAACGACTCGGTCACCAAGAGCAAATTTGATAACCGCTATGGCATCCGGCACTCGCTGCCCGATGGCCTCAACCGCGCCACCGATGTGCTCATCGGCGGCAAGGTGGCCTTTGTGGTGGGTTATGGCGATGTGGGTAAGGGTGCCGCCGAGGCGCTGCGCGGCCAGGGTGCCCGCGTGATCGTCTCCGAGGTTGACCCGATCTGCGCCCTTCAGGCCGCGATGGATGGCTTCCAGGTGGCCCGCGTGGAGTCCGTGGTGGAGAAGGTGGATATCTTCGTGACCACCACCGGAAACTTCAACGTGATCCGTCCCGAGCACATCCTCGCGATGAAGCACAACGCGATTGTCTCCAACGTGGGACACTTCGATAACGAGATCGACATGGCCGGCCTGGAAAAGATCGAGGGTGCCACGCGCATCGAGATCAAGCCGCAGGTGCACGAGTGGGCGCTGCCCAATGGCCGCAGCGTGCTCGTGCTCTCCGAGGGTCGCCTGATGAACCTCGGCAACGCCACGGGGCACCCGTCGTTTGTGATGAGCAACTCCTTCGCCAACCAGGTGCTGGCGCAGATCGAGCTGCACACGCGCCTGTCCGAGTATCCCGTGGGCGTCTATACGCTGCCCAAGCACCTCGACGAGAAGGTGGCGCGCCTGCACCTGGACGCCCTCGGTGTGGAGCTCACCCGCCTGAGCCCCGAGCAGGCCGCCTATATCGGTGTGAGCGTGGACGGGCCGTTTAAGCCCGAGCACTACCGCTACTAG
- a CDS encoding phosphomannomutase/phosphoglucomutase, whose translation MNNTAAGDALRAIVKAYDVRGLVGSQLTAEVVAALGAGFADEVGAAGGDLIVGHDMRDSSPEFAAAFARGAAARGANVISIGLCSTDESYYASGALGAPAAMFTASHNPAAYNGIKMSRAGAQAMSIDTGLSAVRDRAIGYLDSGITEVATPGTVGERDVLAEYAEYLRTLVDLSGSRPLRIVVDAGNGMGGLTVPAVLGTAAGLAALPFEIIPLYFELDGTFPNHEANPLDPKNLVDLQAAVIKHGADLGLAFDGDADRCFVIDERGEPVSPSAVAAIVAEREVARERLTHPDEDIYVLHNLITSRIVAETIEAVGAIPVRTRVGHSLIKDEMRRTGAVFGGEHSAHYYFREFWGADNGMLAAMHVLAELGSQPGTLSGLAERFDPYAASGEINSTVANVPEAYTRIVEAFADRAEFDEFDGLTVTGTGLPEDEFWWFSVRPSNTEPLLRLNVEAATPAIMERLRDEALALIRA comes from the coding sequence ATGAATAACACCGCAGCAGGAGACGCCCTCCGCGCCATCGTAAAGGCCTATGACGTCCGCGGGCTCGTGGGCAGTCAGCTCACCGCCGAGGTGGTGGCGGCACTCGGTGCCGGCTTCGCCGATGAGGTGGGGGCCGCCGGGGGCGACCTGATCGTGGGGCACGATATGCGCGATTCCTCGCCCGAGTTTGCCGCTGCCTTTGCGCGCGGCGCCGCTGCCCGCGGCGCGAATGTTATTTCGATCGGGCTGTGCTCAACCGATGAGAGCTATTACGCCTCGGGTGCGCTGGGTGCCCCCGCCGCGATGTTTACCGCAAGCCATAACCCCGCTGCCTATAACGGCATCAAGATGTCCCGCGCCGGGGCGCAGGCGATGAGCATCGATACCGGCCTGTCAGCGGTGCGCGATCGCGCAATCGGCTATCTGGACTCGGGCATCACCGAGGTGGCCACCCCGGGCACCGTGGGGGAGCGCGATGTGCTCGCCGAATATGCCGAATATCTGCGCACCCTCGTGGACCTCTCCGGTTCGCGCCCGCTGCGCATCGTGGTGGACGCCGGAAACGGCATGGGTGGGCTCACCGTCCCGGCCGTGCTGGGCACCGCCGCGGGGCTCGCGGCGCTGCCGTTTGAGATCATTCCCCTGTATTTTGAGCTGGACGGAACGTTCCCCAATCACGAGGCGAACCCGCTGGACCCCAAAAACCTGGTGGACCTGCAGGCGGCCGTCATCAAGCACGGCGCCGATCTGGGGCTGGCCTTTGACGGCGATGCCGATCGCTGCTTTGTGATCGACGAGCGCGGCGAGCCGGTATCGCCCTCCGCCGTGGCCGCGATTGTGGCCGAGCGCGAGGTGGCCCGCGAGCGCCTCACCCACCCGGACGAAGATATTTATGTGCTGCATAACCTGATCACCTCCCGCATCGTGGCCGAGACCATCGAGGCCGTGGGAGCGATCCCGGTGCGCACGCGCGTGGGTCACTCGCTGATTAAGGACGAGATGCGCCGCACGGGTGCGGTTTTCGGCGGCGAGCACTCCGCGCACTATTATTTCCGCGAGTTCTGGGGAGCCGATAACGGCATGCTGGCCGCGATGCATGTGCTCGCGGAACTCGGCTCGCAGCCGGGCACGCTCTCCGGTCTGGCCGAGCGCTTTGACCCCTATGCCGCCTCGGGAGAGATCAACTCCACCGTGGCCAACGTTCCCGAGGCCTATACCCGCATCGTGGAGGCCTTTGCCGATCGTGCCGAGTTTGACGAGTTTGACGGCCTGACCGTGACCGGAACCGGCCTGCCCGAGGACGAGTTCTGGTGGTTTAGCGTGCGCCCGTCCAATACCGAACCGCTGCTGCGCCTGAACGTGGAGGCCGCAACCCCGGCCATCATGGAGCGCCTGCGCGATGAGGCGCTTGCGCTGATTCGCGCCTAG
- a CDS encoding DUF3499 family protein: MSERYCSKMGCGREAAHTLTYDYTDSMAVIGPLGAEKRPHCYDICAYHAARQTVPRGWQLISSVPSTRRH; the protein is encoded by the coding sequence ATGAGTGAACGCTACTGCTCCAAAATGGGGTGCGGCCGCGAGGCGGCGCATACCCTGACCTACGATTACACGGATTCGATGGCCGTAATCGGTCCGCTGGGCGCCGAAAAACGGCCGCACTGCTATGACATCTGCGCGTATCACGCGGCGCGGCAGACCGTGCCGCGCGGCTGGCAGCTGATCAGCTCGGTGCCCTCCACGCGCCGGCACTGA
- a CDS encoding metallopeptidase family protein: MPAHPRSSRTDPRRAVRHDRHGRSGRSSVTGPHLPPLRGRIDFFDLIVGSTADFLRGMWPDELQDVSFEIGGMPLGEPAAGGIRRWDTLQNERRIILYRVPIQRLARLHVNDEIHRQMYIESCVFRATAEYLDRDPWDLGPERFRFL, from the coding sequence ATGCCTGCTCACCCCCGCTCGTCCCGCACCGATCCGCGCCGGGCCGTGCGCCACGACCGCCACGGTCGCTCCGGGCGCAGCTCCGTGACCGGCCCGCACCTGCCGCCGCTGCGCGGAAGGATCGATTTTTTTGACCTGATCGTGGGCAGCACCGCCGATTTCCTGCGCGGCATGTGGCCCGATGAGCTCCAGGATGTGAGCTTCGAGATCGGCGGAATGCCGCTGGGCGAGCCCGCGGCCGGGGGAATCCGGCGCTGGGATACGCTGCAAAACGAGCGTCGAATCATCCTTTATCGGGTGCCGATTCAGCGCCTCGCGCGCCTGCATGTCAACGATGAGATCCACCGCCAGATGTATATCGAGAGCTGCGTATTCCGCGCCACCGCCGAATACCTGGACCGCGATCCCTGGGATCTTGGCCCGGAACGGTTCCGCTTCCTCTAG
- a CDS encoding ABC transporter ATP-binding protein: protein MTASSLSPTPVLNIEEVSLIRGGRALLDRVSLRVNPGERWAVIGANGAGKSTLLSLCGAVVHPSRGEVSVLGRRLGRVDIRELRALIGHVNPRHPLHSRLRIEDVILTGLTGTVERMLRWEPSAGQRVRARELAALLGLESKLDATWDTLSQGERGRTLIARALVTEPALLLLDEPSTGLDVAARERLLATLDVLVEDNPLLATLLVTHHLEELPRSTTHALLVRDGIFTSAGPVQEVLTSERVSECFDYPIRIAQHNGRWVAQAL from the coding sequence GTGACCGCGTCATCCCTCAGCCCCACCCCCGTCCTGAACATCGAGGAGGTCTCGCTGATCCGCGGCGGCCGGGCCCTGCTGGATCGGGTGAGCCTGCGCGTGAATCCGGGCGAGCGCTGGGCCGTGATCGGGGCCAATGGTGCGGGTAAAAGCACGCTGTTGAGCCTATGCGGGGCGGTGGTTCACCCCTCCCGCGGCGAGGTATCGGTGCTCGGGCGGAGGCTGGGTCGCGTGGATATCCGCGAGCTGCGTGCCCTGATCGGCCACGTAAATCCCCGCCATCCGCTGCACAGCCGGCTGCGGATCGAGGATGTGATTCTCACCGGGCTGACCGGCACCGTGGAGCGCATGCTGCGCTGGGAGCCCAGCGCGGGGCAGCGCGTCCGCGCGCGCGAGCTCGCGGCGCTGCTGGGCCTGGAATCCAAGCTTGATGCCACGTGGGACACGCTGTCCCAGGGTGAACGCGGGCGCACGCTGATCGCCCGCGCCCTGGTGACCGAGCCCGCGCTCCTGCTCCTGGACGAGCCGTCCACGGGGCTGGACGTGGCCGCGCGCGAGCGCCTCCTCGCCACGCTGGATGTGCTGGTGGAGGATAATCCCCTGCTCGCGACGCTCCTGGTGACCCATCACCTCGAGGAGCTGCCGCGCAGCACCACGCACGCGCTCCTGGTCCGCGATGGGATCTTCACGTCCGCGGGCCCGGTGCAGGAGGTCCTCACGAGTGAGCGCGTGAGCGAGTGCTTTGACTATCCGATCCGCATCGCACAGCATAATGGCCGCTGGGTGGCCCAGGCACTCTAG